One window of Abyssibacter profundi genomic DNA carries:
- a CDS encoding aminoglycoside phosphotransferase family protein translates to MSDDTQDRRLAALRTWLQTIRPNREWSISVASADASFRRYFRAQAQRQRFIVMDAPPDKEPVQDFVRVAGWLADWGVAAPRVHAVDAQSGFVLLDDLGDTVLLDRVGADDAVPLLEQSIDALVQLQARAAGSRQLDALPAYDVSFLADEMALCPQWFLQVHFGVSLSGDQQTMIAQQFELITRAVAAQPRGFVHRDYHSRNLMVGEGRLRGMLDFQDAMHGPLSYDIVSLLRDCYVIWPEHVQRNGLERWATGLADAGVWAAVPGDLQRWFDFTGMQRHLKVLGIFCRLHHRDGKAGYLPDLPRVMDHLLTVMARYSELDALRALLTPFRSRLQAEVDS, encoded by the coding sequence GTGAGTGACGACACGCAGGACAGGCGGCTGGCCGCACTGCGGACCTGGCTGCAGACGATTCGACCCAATCGAGAGTGGTCGATCTCTGTGGCCTCGGCCGATGCAAGCTTCCGCCGCTACTTTCGCGCGCAAGCGCAGCGGCAGCGGTTCATCGTCATGGATGCGCCCCCGGACAAGGAGCCGGTGCAGGACTTTGTCCGCGTAGCGGGTTGGCTGGCGGACTGGGGCGTGGCAGCCCCGCGGGTGCATGCCGTCGATGCCCAGTCCGGATTCGTGTTGCTGGATGACCTGGGCGATACGGTTTTGCTGGACCGGGTCGGTGCTGACGATGCCGTGCCGTTGCTGGAGCAATCCATCGATGCCCTGGTGCAGCTCCAGGCTCGGGCGGCCGGCAGTCGCCAGCTTGATGCGCTACCCGCCTATGACGTGTCGTTTCTGGCCGATGAGATGGCGCTTTGTCCGCAGTGGTTTCTGCAGGTCCATTTCGGCGTGTCACTCAGTGGCGATCAACAGACCATGATCGCGCAGCAGTTCGAGCTGATTACCCGTGCGGTGGCGGCCCAGCCACGCGGTTTTGTACACCGCGACTACCACTCCCGCAATTTGATGGTGGGCGAAGGTCGCTTGCGAGGCATGCTGGATTTTCAGGATGCCATGCACGGGCCGCTGAGCTACGACATCGTCTCCTTGCTGCGGGACTGCTACGTGATCTGGCCGGAGCATGTGCAGCGCAATGGTCTGGAGCGTTGGGCGACGGGTCTGGCGGATGCTGGCGTTTGGGCTGCGGTGCCAGGGGATTTGCAGCGCTGGTTCGATTTCACCGGCATGCAACGTCACCTCAAGGTGTTGGGCATCTTCTGCCGCCTGCATCATCGTGACGGCAAGGCGGGTTACCTACCGGATCTGCCCCGCGTCATGGATCACCTGCTGACCGTCATGGCGCGCTACTCCGAGCTGGATGCGCTGCGCGCGCTGCTAACACCCTTCCGGTCCCGACTACAGGCGGAGGTCGATTCTTGA
- a CDS encoding argininosuccinate synthase yields MSQPSKIVLAYSGGLDTSVILKWLQDRYQCPVVTFTADLGQGEEVESVRPKAEALGVEEIFIEDLRETFVRDYVFPMFRANAIYEGEYLLGTSIARPLIARRLVEIAEQTGGDAISHGATGKGNDQVRFELGAYALKPDIQVIAPWRFWDLNSREKLIAYAESNGIPITRKQDGGSPYSMDANALHISYEGGELEDPWAEPEAAMWRWTRDPREAPDTPLELTLTFAHGDVVAIDGEAMTPYQVLARLNAVGGEHGIGRIDIVENRYVGIKSRGCYETPGGTILLKAHRAIESITLDREVAHLKDELMPRYAKLIYNGYWFAPERKLLQKVIDDSQRPVNGEVRLRLYKGNVEVLGRRSEFDSLFDPRIATFEDDAGAYSQADAAGFIKLNALRLRLGAHLTGRD; encoded by the coding sequence ATGAGTCAACCCAGCAAGATCGTACTCGCGTATTCCGGCGGTCTGGACACGTCGGTGATTCTCAAATGGCTGCAGGATCGCTACCAGTGCCCGGTCGTGACCTTTACGGCAGACCTCGGTCAGGGCGAGGAGGTTGAATCGGTACGGCCCAAGGCAGAGGCCCTGGGCGTCGAGGAGATCTTCATCGAAGACCTGCGCGAGACCTTCGTGCGCGATTACGTATTCCCGATGTTCCGCGCCAATGCGATTTACGAGGGCGAGTATCTGCTGGGGACTTCGATTGCCCGCCCATTGATCGCGCGTCGGTTGGTCGAGATTGCCGAGCAGACCGGTGGTGATGCCATTTCGCATGGCGCAACCGGCAAGGGCAACGACCAGGTGCGCTTCGAGCTGGGTGCTTACGCGCTCAAGCCGGACATCCAGGTCATTGCGCCGTGGCGGTTCTGGGATCTGAACTCGCGCGAAAAGCTCATCGCCTATGCCGAGTCCAATGGCATTCCGATCACACGCAAGCAGGACGGTGGTTCGCCGTACTCCATGGATGCCAACGCACTGCACATCTCCTATGAGGGCGGTGAGCTGGAAGATCCCTGGGCCGAGCCCGAAGCGGCGATGTGGCGCTGGACACGTGACCCGCGCGAAGCGCCGGATACGCCGCTGGAGCTGACGCTCACCTTCGCGCATGGCGACGTGGTGGCCATCGACGGGGAGGCCATGACGCCTTACCAGGTGCTGGCGCGGCTGAACGCGGTCGGCGGTGAGCACGGTATTGGCCGCATCGACATCGTCGAAAACCGCTACGTGGGGATCAAGTCACGCGGTTGCTACGAAACGCCTGGGGGCACGATTTTGCTCAAGGCGCATCGCGCCATTGAGTCCATCACGCTGGACCGCGAGGTTGCCCACCTCAAGGACGAGTTGATGCCCCGCTATGCCAAGCTGATCTACAACGGCTACTGGTTCGCGCCGGAGCGCAAGCTGCTGCAGAAGGTCATCGACGATAGCCAGCGGCCGGTGAACGGCGAGGTCCGCCTGCGGCTGTACAAGGGGAACGTCGAGGTTCTGGGCCGCCGCTCGGAGTTCGACAGCCTGTTTGATCCCCGCATTGCCACCTTCGAGGACGATGCCGGTGCTTATTCCCAGGCGGATGCGGCCGGCTTTATCAAGCTCAATGCACTGCGCCTGCGCCTTGGCGCCCATCTGACGGGGCGCGACTAG
- a CDS encoding MlaA family lipoprotein, with product MSPVRGFGGLRSRNRSLPRAGRMLRVMVAWAIWLLVAGCASTPVDPGDASSTPSVIAETQPDGTPVPETAKAIEPTVVSFEPPSDPLMGFNRAVFAFNDVTYRYAFAPLSRGYEAAVPQPVRQSIGNAFDNIKMPIRTVNFLLQGKFRSAGIDTARFVVNSTLGLAGLFDPAASLFGLEAQQTGFAQTLQRYGSGQGTFIVLPFYGPSDLRSGSGLLVDYLLNPIPYLVDQPEATALNVFDAFQDNGPRVQQYVKLREQAEDPYLFMRDLYWQGELRNAAYPEEAQP from the coding sequence ATGTCGCCAGTACGGGGTTTTGGCGGGCTTCGATCCCGAAACCGCAGCCTGCCCCGCGCGGGGCGGATGCTCCGTGTGATGGTTGCGTGGGCGATCTGGCTGCTGGTGGCGGGTTGCGCGTCTACCCCGGTGGATCCAGGGGACGCTTCGTCCACGCCATCCGTCATCGCCGAAACCCAGCCCGACGGCACGCCGGTGCCGGAGACGGCCAAGGCCATCGAGCCCACGGTGGTCAGCTTCGAGCCCCCATCCGATCCGCTGATGGGGTTTAATCGGGCGGTCTTTGCGTTCAATGACGTGACCTATCGGTACGCTTTTGCGCCGCTATCCCGGGGCTATGAAGCGGCCGTGCCGCAACCGGTTCGACAAAGCATCGGCAATGCGTTCGACAACATCAAAATGCCGATCCGCACCGTTAATTTCCTGCTCCAGGGTAAGTTTCGTAGCGCCGGCATTGATACTGCACGGTTTGTTGTGAATTCCACCTTAGGTCTGGCGGGGTTGTTCGATCCGGCGGCGTCTCTATTCGGCCTGGAGGCACAGCAGACCGGGTTTGCTCAGACCTTGCAGCGCTATGGCAGCGGACAGGGCACCTTTATCGTGCTGCCGTTCTACGGGCCGTCGGATCTACGAAGCGGATCCGGGCTGTTGGTGGACTATCTGCTCAATCCGATTCCGTATCTGGTCGATCAGCCCGAGGCCACGGCGCTCAACGTGTTCGACGCCTTTCAAGACAACGGGCCGCGCGTACAGCAGTACGTGAAGCTGCGGGAGCAGGCGGAAGATCCCTACCTGTTCATGCGGGATCTCTACTGGCAAGGCGAACTTCGAAACGCCGCCTATCCAGAAGAGGCGCAGCCGTGA
- the rnt gene encoding ribonuclease T codes for MSETPAANPAIAKRFRGFLPVVVDVETGGFNAATDALLEIAIVLVRMDDAGRLYRHETAAYHVKPFEGANMEPASLEVNGIDPYHPLRPALGEADALSRLFKEVRAEIRATGCTKAVLVGHNAHFDLGFLNAAVQRTGIKRNPFHPFSAFDTATLGGVAYGQTVLKRALLAAGLSYDDAAAHSARYDTEQTADLFCQIVNQFQPIFEAATGGTTDASVTDVLS; via the coding sequence GTGTCCGAAACCCCTGCCGCGAACCCTGCCATTGCCAAGCGCTTTCGTGGCTTTCTACCTGTCGTGGTCGATGTCGAAACAGGCGGGTTCAACGCCGCCACCGACGCCTTGCTAGAAATTGCGATCGTGCTGGTTCGCATGGACGATGCGGGCCGTCTTTACCGGCACGAGACGGCGGCCTATCACGTCAAGCCGTTCGAAGGCGCCAACATGGAACCGGCCTCGCTGGAGGTCAATGGCATCGACCCCTACCACCCGCTGCGCCCGGCGCTGGGCGAGGCCGACGCGTTGTCTCGCCTATTCAAGGAAGTCCGGGCAGAAATCCGGGCAACCGGCTGCACCAAGGCGGTTCTGGTCGGGCATAACGCGCATTTTGACCTCGGATTTCTGAATGCCGCGGTCCAGCGCACCGGCATCAAGCGCAATCCCTTTCACCCGTTTTCGGCGTTCGACACCGCAACGCTGGGCGGGGTGGCCTATGGCCAGACCGTACTCAAGCGCGCCTTGCTGGCTGCTGGCCTGAGCTACGATGACGCGGCCGCGCACTCAGCGCGCTATGACACCGAGCAGACTGCCGACCTGTTCTGCCAGATCGTCAACCAGTTCCAACCGATTTTCGAAGCCGCGACCGGCGGCACGACGGACGCTTCCGTGACCGACGTCCTGTCATAG
- a CDS encoding phospholipase A → MIRCCLLALLGGPLVALAAPAGADSAPPAPAEIDACVQDLVLAADADLEVGLLRTACIEQLASGLPTAAITEAERRDAATALRRRLRLERVTQSNPFVLTPYRPNYVLPLAYQDSPNLTSTQGNGLAQRMEVKFQLSFRIPLLQDVLGTEADLSIAYTGKSFWQAYDASRSRPFRETNHEPEIFLSVPVDWPWWGTRLDRVLLGVNHQSNGQDLPTSRSWNRVYATFIWEVQDMLVSLQPWWRIPEEPKSGPDDPRGDDNPDIERYAGQFELVVAWRNDNDTYSAVWRNNARADNRGSLELGWSFPMTGRARGYVQYFTGYAESLIDYQDHHNRISIGILMTDWL, encoded by the coding sequence ATGATTCGATGCTGTCTACTCGCTCTGCTGGGTGGGCCGCTGGTGGCCCTGGCAGCCCCGGCTGGCGCGGACTCGGCGCCACCGGCGCCGGCCGAGATCGATGCCTGCGTGCAAGACCTCGTGCTTGCCGCGGATGCCGACCTGGAGGTTGGCCTGTTGCGCACTGCCTGCATCGAACAGCTGGCCAGCGGACTGCCGACAGCCGCCATCACCGAAGCCGAGCGGCGGGACGCTGCCACCGCCTTGCGTCGCCGCTTGCGTCTGGAGCGAGTGACGCAGTCCAACCCGTTCGTCCTCACCCCATACCGGCCGAACTACGTGCTGCCGCTGGCGTACCAGGACAGCCCCAATCTGACGAGCACACAGGGCAATGGCCTCGCGCAGCGCATGGAGGTGAAGTTTCAACTGAGCTTCAGGATTCCGCTGCTACAGGATGTCCTGGGGACCGAGGCCGATCTGTCCATCGCCTACACCGGCAAGTCGTTCTGGCAGGCCTACGATGCTTCACGGTCGCGTCCATTTCGCGAAACCAACCACGAACCGGAAATCTTTCTGAGCGTCCCGGTGGACTGGCCATGGTGGGGCACGCGGCTGGACCGGGTGCTGCTGGGTGTCAATCACCAGTCCAACGGCCAGGATCTGCCGACATCGCGGAGCTGGAACCGTGTCTACGCCACATTCATCTGGGAAGTGCAGGACATGCTGGTCTCCCTGCAGCCCTGGTGGCGTATTCCCGAGGAGCCCAAGAGCGGGCCTGACGACCCGCGCGGCGATGACAACCCCGATATCGAACGCTACGCGGGCCAATTTGAGCTGGTCGTCGCCTGGCGCAACGACAACGACACGTATTCGGCCGTCTGGCGTAACAATGCACGGGCGGACAACCGGGGCAGCCTGGAGCTGGGCTGGAGCTTCCCCATGACCGGCCGTGCCCGTGGTTATGTCCAGTATTTCACGGGGTATGCGGAGAGTTTGATCGACTACCAGGATCACCACAATCGCATCAGTATCGGCATTCTGATGACCGATTGGTTGTGA
- a CDS encoding mechanosensitive ion channel family protein: MELINELLSDPMALWTLIVPLIKAVVSAVAIFFIGRWVAQLVIGLAKKAMTKAKLDETLIAFLGNVGYGLLLAMVIISALGQLGVDTTSAAALLGGAALAIGLALQNQLSSFAAGVMLILFRPFAKGNVVDIGGQMGIVEEIKITSTILKTFDNQLVWLPNSSVWGNKITNFSALPTRRVDLTIGIGYGSDLKKAKELLVAMLKDEPRILDDPAPSVVVSNLGDNSVDFAVRGWAASADWWATRCDLVERIKLSFDEHDIEIPFPQRTVHLVSEAPAAEVAAS, encoded by the coding sequence ATGGAGCTAATCAACGAACTGCTGAGCGATCCCATGGCGTTGTGGACGCTCATTGTTCCACTGATCAAGGCCGTCGTGTCTGCCGTGGCGATCTTCTTCATCGGCCGCTGGGTCGCGCAGCTGGTCATTGGACTCGCCAAGAAGGCCATGACCAAGGCCAAGCTGGATGAAACCCTGATCGCCTTCCTGGGCAATGTGGGCTACGGCTTGCTGCTCGCGATGGTCATTATCTCGGCACTGGGCCAACTCGGCGTGGACACAACGTCCGCCGCTGCGTTGCTCGGTGGTGCTGCACTGGCCATTGGCCTGGCCCTGCAAAACCAGCTGTCCTCGTTCGCAGCCGGTGTCATGCTGATCTTGTTCCGCCCCTTCGCCAAGGGCAATGTCGTCGACATTGGTGGCCAGATGGGCATTGTCGAGGAGATCAAGATCACCTCGACGATTCTCAAGACCTTCGACAATCAATTGGTCTGGCTGCCGAACTCCAGTGTTTGGGGTAACAAGATCACCAACTTCAGCGCCCTGCCGACACGCCGCGTCGACCTGACCATCGGCATTGGTTATGGCTCCGACCTGAAGAAGGCCAAAGAGCTTCTGGTCGCAATGCTAAAGGACGAGCCCCGGATCCTCGACGATCCGGCGCCAAGTGTTGTGGTCTCCAATCTGGGGGATAACTCGGTGGATTTTGCGGTGCGTGGCTGGGCGGCCTCAGCCGACTGGTGGGCCACCCGCTGCGACCTGGTCGAACGCATCAAGCTGAGCTTCGACGAGCACGACATCGAGATTCCGTTCCCCCAACGGACCGTGCATCTGGTGAGCGAGGCTCCCGCAGCCGAGGTCGCGGCCAGCTAG
- a CDS encoding GNAT family N-acetyltransferase, producing the protein MAVTSRETQQANEPSGRFVHAFAVTEADIKACQQLRYRIFAEEMGAQIDGGPERLDIDRFDAYCHHLVVRDTEQDRIIACTRLLTCEAAAQAGGFYSAGEFDMGTIARLPDRKVEVGRTCVDAAFRSGAVISKLWQGLTAFVTNHNYRYLFGCASIGLEDGGAQASAILDKIARRYMAAETLHVTPRRPYPAQRPPAEIAMRMPPLLKAYVSLGAKACGAPFWDQAFNCCDVLMLLDIDELAPRYARRFLPSTPTVTQRDDHLPTHV; encoded by the coding sequence ATGGCCGTAACATCGCGAGAAACCCAGCAAGCCAACGAACCGAGCGGACGGTTTGTTCATGCGTTTGCCGTAACCGAGGCTGACATCAAGGCCTGCCAGCAACTGCGTTACCGCATCTTCGCCGAGGAGATGGGCGCACAGATTGACGGCGGCCCCGAAAGGCTGGATATCGATCGCTTTGACGCCTACTGCCACCACCTTGTGGTGCGCGATACCGAACAGGATCGGATCATCGCCTGCACGCGCCTGCTGACCTGCGAGGCGGCAGCACAGGCGGGTGGGTTCTACTCGGCGGGCGAATTCGACATGGGTACGATCGCCCGCTTGCCGGACCGCAAGGTGGAAGTCGGACGGACCTGTGTCGATGCCGCATTTCGCTCCGGCGCGGTGATCAGCAAGCTGTGGCAGGGCTTGACGGCCTTTGTGACAAATCACAACTACCGCTACCTCTTCGGTTGCGCCAGCATTGGCCTGGAGGATGGCGGCGCTCAGGCGAGCGCGATTCTGGACAAGATTGCTCGGCGCTATATGGCTGCGGAAACCCTCCATGTTACGCCACGCCGTCCCTACCCGGCGCAGCGCCCCCCTGCAGAAATTGCCATGCGCATGCCACCACTGCTCAAGGCGTATGTCAGCCTGGGTGCCAAGGCCTGCGGTGCACCGTTTTGGGATCAGGCTTTCAACTGCTGTGACGTGCTGATGCTGCTGGACATCGACGAGTTGGCGCCCCGCTATGCCCGTCGCTTTCTGCCATCGACACCAACCGTGACGCAGAGGGACGACCATCTTCCGACCCACGTATAG
- the murU gene encoding N-acetylmuramate alpha-1-phosphate uridylyltransferase MurU: MIRHAVILAAGRGQRLRPLTDRLPKPLVQVRGRALIDWRLQALADAGIEQVVINLAWLGEQIRTAVGNGDRWGLRIRYSDEGDSALETGGGLARARALLPADQPFVVCNADVWSDYSLRALVERPWADGQLAHLVLVPPPAGMRGDFALAGDRVVDRPRLTFSGISLIHPDLVEPRGQTAFALAPRLREAMAQQRVTGECYHGVWSDIGTPERLAAANGEGARAEEPASGLGR, translated from the coding sequence TTGATCCGCCACGCCGTCATCCTGGCTGCCGGCCGCGGACAGCGACTGCGACCCCTGACCGATCGCCTACCCAAGCCGCTGGTTCAGGTTCGTGGACGGGCGCTGATTGACTGGCGACTCCAGGCACTGGCCGATGCGGGCATTGAGCAGGTCGTGATCAACCTGGCGTGGTTGGGTGAGCAGATCCGGACGGCCGTCGGGAATGGAGACCGCTGGGGACTACGGATCCGATACTCCGATGAGGGTGATTCGGCGTTGGAAACGGGCGGTGGCCTGGCGCGGGCGCGGGCCCTGCTGCCGGCCGATCAGCCGTTTGTGGTCTGTAATGCGGATGTCTGGAGCGATTATTCGCTACGCGCGCTGGTTGAGCGGCCTTGGGCAGACGGCCAGCTTGCGCATTTGGTGCTGGTTCCACCGCCTGCCGGCATGCGCGGAGACTTTGCGCTGGCGGGTGACCGGGTGGTCGATCGGCCCCGGCTCACGTTCAGCGGTATCAGCCTGATTCACCCGGATCTGGTCGAGCCGCGAGGCCAGACTGCATTCGCGTTAGCTCCGCGGTTACGTGAGGCGATGGCGCAGCAACGGGTCACTGGAGAGTGCTACCACGGAGTGTGGAGCGACATCGGAACGCCCGAGCGGCTGGCGGCGGCCAACGGGGAGGGAGCACGCGCCGAAGAGCCGGCGTCGGGCTTAGGTCGATAG
- a CDS encoding lysophospholipid acyltransferase family protein, which yields MLGALLSLVIDLLAAIGPSRERIVRWWHRQLCRCMRVELRVHGTAPKAPVMLVSNHVSWLDIPVLGALVATRFVSKSEVADWPLIGRLARAGGTEFHRRGGGSQGTRKLIARLTGHLENGQSVTVFPEGTTTLGATTRRFQPRLFAAAIESRRPVVPVLLRYGPDPETATLAPYVGDDVFVPHLLRMLQRPRIIVDVWFLEPVPTVAADRSAVAKDAQRAIDERLALNPPELLPDRAPALPRHRLST from the coding sequence TTGCTCGGCGCCCTACTCAGTCTCGTTATCGACCTGCTGGCCGCCATCGGGCCATCCCGCGAGCGCATTGTTCGCTGGTGGCACCGGCAGCTGTGCCGTTGCATGCGCGTGGAATTGCGCGTGCATGGCACAGCACCCAAGGCGCCGGTAATGCTGGTGAGCAACCATGTGTCCTGGCTGGATATCCCCGTGCTGGGCGCGCTCGTGGCCACGCGCTTTGTCTCCAAATCCGAGGTCGCCGACTGGCCACTAATCGGGCGGCTGGCCCGCGCGGGCGGCACCGAATTTCATCGCCGCGGAGGTGGCAGTCAGGGCACGCGCAAACTCATTGCCCGGCTGACCGGCCATCTTGAAAACGGTCAGTCCGTCACCGTGTTTCCAGAAGGCACCACAACCCTCGGGGCGACGACGCGGCGATTCCAGCCCCGCCTGTTTGCAGCGGCCATTGAATCGCGTCGTCCGGTGGTACCCGTGTTGCTGCGCTATGGCCCAGACCCCGAAACAGCGACGCTGGCACCCTACGTCGGCGATGACGTGTTCGTGCCGCATCTGCTGCGCATGCTGCAGCGGCCCCGAATCATCGTCGATGTCTGGTTTCTGGAGCCAGTACCTACCGTCGCGGCAGATCGCAGCGCCGTCGCCAAGGATGCGCAACGTGCCATCGACGAGCGTTTGGCGCTGAATCCGCCCGAGTTATTGCCGGACCGCGCGCCCGCCTTACCCCGCCATCGACTATCGACCTAA